Within Leptospira dzoumogneensis, the genomic segment GAGATCCTTCTCTCGGAATTGATAGAGATACTGTTTATAATAAATATTCCTATTCCGAAGATATAGAAAAGTTAAGAGAGAATAACTTAAGAGTCTATCAAAAAGGTGAGACTTACTCTGTGGAACATAGAATGGTCACAGAGACAGGAAGAGTTATCTGGGTGAGAACCCAGGGTAAACCGGCATATTCCGAAGGAAGGATCGTCGGAGTATACGGTGCGATGCAGGACATCACTCTTTCCAAATTGGTAGAAGAAGAGATCCGTTTAAGTGAGAAAAAATTCTCCGAAGCATTTCATAGTTCCGGTAATGGGATCATTCTGTTGGATAAGAATGGGCATTTTTTGGAACTCAACCAGTCCTTTGCAAAGATGATAGGATATGAACCGGACGAACTTCTTTTCAAATCATTCCAAGATGTTACTTATCCGGAAGATCTAAATACAGGTGCGGAAGCATTTCGTAAAATAATCGATGGAGAAAGAGACAGCGCTCAATTTGCAAAGAGGTATATCCACAAAAAAGGACATATAGTCTGGGTATTTATCACCGGAGTTGCGGTTCGAAAAGATTCAGGAGAGTTGATGTTTATCGTTTCTCAGATCCAAGATATTTCCCGCAAAAGGATCTTGGAAAATATTTTGAGAGAAAAAAATGCCAGGCTCAGATCGGTAGGCACTCACTTAAAAGAAAGGATCGCTCAGTTGGAAGAATTCAACCAGATCGTGTCCCATAATATGAGATCTCCGATCGGAAATATCTCCACACTCGTAAAGTTTTTAGAAGAGGCAGAAACGGAGGAAGAGAGGGTCGAATACATGGACTATCTCAAAACCACCTCTGACCAATTACTTACTACATTAAACGAAATCGTAGAAGTTATTAAAATAAGACAAAGCCCTAAGGTTGTTTCCGAAGAAATACTATTCGAATCCGTATTTTCCAGGGTAAAAGCCATGTTTTTAGGCCAAATATTGGAATGTGAGGCTGAAATCATCGCTGACTTTTCGAAATCACCTTCTATCATTTACCCTCCGGTCTATTTAGAGAGTATATTCTTAAACCTACTTTCAAATTCTTTGAAATATAGAAGTGAATCCCCTCATCCGGTGATCCGTTTTAAGACATATTGGTCTAGCGGAAATCATATTTTGG encodes:
- a CDS encoding PAS domain S-box protein, encoding MEERQDQEKIKLDQNQDLYRVLIETSRELICLHDPEGIYLYVNPIIETLTGFKPEEMLGRNPYDFIHPDDRDRILTNSHNPAKEGRPTVATQYRFLKKNGDYIWFETLTQPIKNKEGEVTYLNTTSRDVTDQVRLTESLQQEKKFSSIMAELAKVGAWESNIEAGSLYWSSEIYKILERDPSLGIDRDTVYNKYSYSEDIEKLRENNLRVYQKGETYSVEHRMVTETGRVIWVRTQGKPAYSEGRIVGVYGAMQDITLSKLVEEEIRLSEKKFSEAFHSSGNGIILLDKNGHFLELNQSFAKMIGYEPDELLFKSFQDVTYPEDLNTGAEAFRKIIDGERDSAQFAKRYIHKKGHIVWVFITGVAVRKDSGELMFIVSQIQDISRKRILENILREKNARLRSVGTHLKERIAQLEEFNQIVSHNMRSPIGNISTLVKFLEEAETEEERVEYMDYLKTTSDQLLTTLNEIVEVIKIRQSPKVVSEEILFESVFSRVKAMFLGQILECEAEIIADFSKSPSIIYPPVYLESIFLNLLSNSLKYRSESPHPVIRFKTYWSSGNHILEVQDNGLGIDLNKHGDQIFKLHKRFHRNTDGRGLGLFMTKNQIESLGGEIHVESTPGQGTKFIILLSKANEFAI